TTAAAGGATGGCAACATAAAAATGGGATAAACAATGAACAATCTTTATTGTTTCAAAATAAATCTTACTCTAATTTTGCTTTTTTTCCCCTCTACAGAAGTGCAGTAAAGAACCATAGAAGGAAATGACAAATGCAAGTTCCATTGCAACTTTTCTTCTTCTGGGTTTTTCTGACACTCACGAACAAAATATTATGTacttcttccttcttttattgatttatttggtAGTCTTGATGGCAAATTTTCTAATAATGTCAGCTGTTTTCCTGGAACAAAAGCTTCATACTCCCATGTACTTTTTCTTGGTTAATTTATCTGTTGTGGACCTTGGTTCTATTTCTGTCACCATTCCCAAAGCAATGATTAATTCTTTCTTGCACACTAGAGATATTTCATATTCTGGCTGCGTTGTACaagtattttctttgttttttttcttgataTCTGATTTGTTCCTCCTCACAGGCATGGCATATGATAGATATGTTGCCATCTGTGACCCACTGCACTACGAAACTGTGATGAACATAAAAGTTTGCATTCAACTGGCAGCCAGTGCATGGATAGCTGGTCTTCTTTATTCAGCTTTGCACACTAGTAGCACTTTTGCCATTACATTTTGTTCCAACATCATCAATCAGTTCTTTTGTGAAATCCCACAACTACTGAAAATTTCCTGCGATAATATGTATCTCATTGAAGTTGGAGTCATTGTTTTTAGTATATTTATAGTTTTCCCTTGTTTTGGTTTTATAGTTGTTTCATATG
This sequence is a window from Anolis carolinensis isolate JA03-04 chromosome 6, rAnoCar3.1.pri, whole genome shotgun sequence. Protein-coding genes within it:
- the LOC100561584 gene encoding olfactory receptor 14A16 — translated: MTNASSIATFLLLGFSDTHEQNIMYFFLLLLIYLVVLMANFLIMSAVFLEQKLHTPMYFFLVNLSVVDLGSISVTIPKAMINSFLHTRDISYSGCVVQVFSLFFFLISDLFLLTGMAYDRYVAICDPLHYETVMNIKVCIQLAASAWIAGLLYSALHTSSTFAITFCSNIINQFFCEIPQLLKISCDNMYLIEVGVIVFSIFIVFPCFGFIVVSYVQIFKTVLRIPTTHGRSKAFSTCLPHLIVVSLFIGTGSIAYLKPVSGSSSEVDVIVTVLYSVVPPLMNPIIYTMRNRDIKKALWKMLACGISSGYQGSSFIFTFMSSLVRPIFKIHS